In Isoptericola jiangsuensis, the following proteins share a genomic window:
- a CDS encoding threonine ammonia-lyase, translating to MDQQPPTPSDVLAARHRLAGHVVRTPATAYPALDDVAHAAGAHDTRLVVKHENLQRTGSFKARGALNLLLHQGAPPAGIVGYSTGNHAQALAHAARQVGAPCTIVMPQAPNPVKERAVRALGADVVLHGADLTTAAAHAAHLAAARDARLVSAADEPDLVAGVATATLELLEDTGHLDVLVVPVGGGSGAAAACLVTSAFAPHVDVVGVQATGAPAAHDSWRTGHLVTRPIRTRAEGLATGRGFALTQGLMRTGLADFLLVDDDAISRAQHAYLTAARTVAEGAGAAALAAVLTHPDRFAGRRVGVVCSGGNASPDELLRALTSTGTAVPA from the coding sequence ATGGACCAGCAGCCGCCCACCCCGAGCGACGTCCTCGCCGCGCGCCACCGCCTCGCCGGGCACGTCGTGCGCACCCCCGCCACCGCGTACCCCGCGCTCGACGACGTCGCGCACGCCGCCGGCGCCCACGACACCCGCCTCGTCGTCAAGCACGAGAACCTCCAGCGCACCGGCTCCTTCAAGGCCCGCGGCGCCCTCAACCTGCTCCTCCACCAGGGCGCTCCGCCCGCCGGGATCGTCGGCTACTCCACCGGCAACCACGCCCAGGCGCTCGCCCACGCCGCCCGCCAGGTCGGCGCACCCTGCACCATCGTCATGCCGCAGGCACCCAACCCCGTCAAGGAGCGCGCCGTGCGCGCCCTCGGCGCCGACGTCGTCCTGCACGGCGCCGACCTCACCACCGCCGCCGCCCACGCCGCCCACCTCGCCGCCGCGCGCGACGCCCGCCTCGTGTCCGCCGCCGACGAGCCCGACCTCGTCGCCGGCGTCGCCACCGCCACCCTCGAGCTCCTCGAGGACACCGGCCACCTCGACGTCCTCGTCGTCCCCGTCGGCGGCGGCTCCGGCGCCGCGGCCGCCTGCCTCGTGACGTCCGCGTTCGCCCCCCACGTCGACGTCGTGGGCGTCCAGGCCACCGGCGCCCCCGCCGCCCACGACTCCTGGCGCACCGGACACCTCGTCACCCGGCCGATCCGCACCCGCGCCGAGGGCCTGGCCACCGGACGCGGCTTCGCGCTCACCCAGGGCCTGATGCGCACCGGCCTCGCGGACTTCCTCCTCGTCGACGACGACGCGATCTCCCGCGCCCAGCACGCCTACCTCACCGCCGCGCGCACCGTCGCCGAGGGCGCCGGCGCCGCGGCGCTCGCGGCCGTGCTGACCCACCCGGACCGGTTCGCCGGGCGGCGCGTGGGCGTCGTGTGCAGCGGCGGCAACGCGTCGCCCGACGAGCTGCTGCGCGCGCTGACCAGCACCGGGACGGCCGTTCCGGCGTAG
- a CDS encoding LysR family transcriptional regulator, with protein sequence MTDAPPPAVQLDLTRLRVLAAVARTGSVTAAARELHYAQPSVSHHLSRLEAEAGIPLLERAGRGVRLTEAGRMLADRAEEIIARVGAAQRELDALAGLRAGRVRLAAFPSALATVVPDAVRRLRAAHPGLGVTLVEAEPPEAVAALRSGEVDVAVVFEHPDVRHARSVDDLTPFLVTPVMEDSVHLVTAPDGPVADASAAQEAADGSGTGLLRRYEDATWIAGCERCRADLVARCATAGYAPRISFETDDYVAVQALVAAGAGVSLLPGLALRAHRHPEVVTAPVPGARRDVLALTVGEPSAPARALVEQLVAAGA encoded by the coding sequence ATGACCGACGCCCCTCCCCCGGCCGTCCAGCTCGACCTCACCCGGTTGCGGGTGCTCGCGGCCGTGGCCCGCACCGGGTCCGTCACCGCGGCGGCGCGCGAGCTGCACTACGCGCAGCCGTCGGTGAGCCACCACCTGTCGCGCCTGGAGGCGGAGGCCGGGATCCCGCTGCTGGAGCGCGCCGGGCGCGGCGTGCGCCTCACCGAGGCGGGCCGGATGCTGGCGGACCGCGCCGAGGAGATCATCGCCCGTGTCGGCGCCGCGCAGCGTGAGCTCGACGCGCTGGCCGGGCTGCGGGCCGGGCGGGTCCGCCTCGCCGCGTTCCCGTCGGCGCTGGCGACCGTGGTGCCGGACGCGGTGCGGCGGCTGCGGGCCGCGCACCCCGGGCTGGGCGTCACGCTGGTCGAGGCGGAGCCGCCGGAGGCCGTGGCCGCGCTGCGCTCGGGCGAGGTCGACGTGGCCGTCGTGTTCGAGCACCCGGACGTGCGTCACGCACGCAGCGTCGACGACCTCACGCCGTTCCTCGTGACCCCGGTGATGGAGGACTCCGTCCATCTCGTGACGGCCCCGGACGGCCCGGTGGCGGACGCCTCGGCGGCGCAGGAAGCCGCCGACGGGTCGGGCACGGGCCTGCTGCGCCGCTACGAGGACGCCACGTGGATCGCGGGCTGCGAGCGCTGCCGCGCGGACCTCGTCGCGCGGTGCGCGACCGCCGGGTACGCGCCGCGGATCTCGTTCGAGACGGACGACTACGTCGCGGTGCAGGCGCTCGTCGCCGCGGGCGCGGGCGTCAGCCTGCTGCCCGGCCTGGCGCTGCGGGCGCACCGCCACCCCGAGGTCGTCACCGCCCCCGTGCCGGGAGCGCGTCGCGACGTCCTGGCCCTCACCGTCGGCGAGCCGTCCGCCCCGGCCCGGGCGCTCGTCGAGCAGCTCGTCGCGGCCGGGGCGTGA
- a CDS encoding IMPACT family protein yields MTTAPAPDPDLPCTLAEVVTHELVVKRSRFLAHLEPVRTPEEADDVVARLRKQHWDARHHCVALVLGTDAGVQRSTDDGEPSGTAGVPMLEVLRHRRTTDVVAVVTRWFGGVLLGAGGLVRAYSGSVAAALEEAERQGVVLDRRRLVEVALDVPHADAGRVENVLRDWAAHHDAVVEDTHYGSSARLRLLVPPSALDRLRDDVGAVGGGALRPEVGAQRVVDVRRSRTR; encoded by the coding sequence GTGACCACCGCACCGGCCCCGGACCCCGACCTCCCCTGCACGCTCGCCGAGGTCGTCACCCACGAGCTCGTCGTCAAGCGGTCACGGTTCCTCGCCCACCTGGAGCCCGTGCGGACGCCCGAGGAGGCGGACGACGTCGTCGCGCGCCTCCGCAAGCAGCACTGGGACGCCCGCCACCACTGCGTCGCCCTCGTGCTCGGCACCGACGCCGGCGTGCAGCGCTCCACCGACGACGGCGAGCCGTCGGGCACCGCGGGCGTGCCCATGCTCGAGGTCCTGCGGCACCGGCGCACCACCGACGTCGTCGCCGTGGTCACGCGCTGGTTCGGCGGCGTCCTGCTGGGCGCCGGCGGGCTCGTGCGGGCCTACTCCGGGTCGGTCGCGGCCGCCCTCGAGGAGGCGGAGCGGCAGGGGGTGGTGCTCGACCGGCGTCGCCTCGTCGAGGTGGCCCTCGACGTCCCGCACGCCGACGCCGGACGCGTCGAGAACGTCCTGCGGGACTGGGCCGCGCACCACGACGCCGTCGTCGAGGACACGCACTACGGCTCCTCGGCCCGTCTGCGGCTGCTCGTACCGCCGTCCGCCCTCGACCGCCTCCGCGACGACGTCGGCGCGGTGGGCGGCGGCGCGCTGCGCCCCGAGGTCGGGGCGCAGCGCGTGGTGGACGTCAGGCGATCCCGGACGCGGTGA
- a CDS encoding UTP--glucose-1-phosphate uridylyltransferase: MSDRGLELAQDKMRAAGVVPAAVDVFTRFYRLLEEDVSGYVREADVEPLTDLPRHADLTIGPDEAAAALARTAIIKLNGGLGTSMGMDKAKSLLTVRRTSEGEDLTFLDVIVRQVRAARAATGARLPLVLMNSFRTQDDTLAALAPYDDVAVDGLPLDFLQNREPKLRADTLEPVEWPDDPTLEWCPPGHGDLYPALHAHGVVRALLDAGFRYASVSNSDNLGAAPDAEIAAWFAASGAPYAAEMCLKTPADVKGGQLVVRTADGRIIQRETAQTHPDDMDVSLDPERHRYFHTNNLWFDLEALAAELERTGGVLELPLIRNVKTVDPTDSSSPEVVQIESAMGAAVAVFEGATAIEVGRERFLPVKTTNDLLLLRSDVYELTDQYHVVAQVPAPLVRLSKTYKTIGAFDERFPAGPPSLRGATGLTVDGDWTFGADVVAESDAALGAPDGGAGTVPDGARVTASGIA; this comes from the coding sequence ATGAGCGATCGCGGACTCGAGCTGGCCCAGGACAAGATGCGGGCGGCGGGCGTGGTGCCCGCCGCGGTGGACGTCTTCACGCGCTTCTACCGGTTGCTGGAGGAGGACGTCAGCGGCTACGTGCGCGAGGCCGACGTGGAGCCCCTGACGGACCTGCCCCGGCACGCCGACCTGACGATCGGCCCCGACGAGGCGGCCGCGGCGCTGGCCCGCACGGCGATCATCAAGCTCAACGGCGGGCTCGGCACGTCGATGGGCATGGACAAGGCCAAGTCGCTGCTCACCGTGCGCCGCACCAGCGAGGGCGAGGACCTCACGTTCCTCGACGTCATCGTGCGGCAGGTGCGGGCGGCGCGGGCCGCGACGGGCGCGCGGCTGCCGCTGGTGCTCATGAACTCGTTCCGCACGCAGGACGACACCCTGGCGGCGCTGGCGCCGTACGACGACGTCGCCGTCGACGGGCTGCCGCTGGACTTCCTGCAGAACCGCGAGCCGAAGCTGCGTGCCGACACCCTGGAGCCGGTGGAGTGGCCGGACGACCCCACGCTCGAGTGGTGCCCGCCGGGCCACGGCGACCTCTACCCGGCGCTGCACGCCCACGGGGTCGTGCGCGCCCTCCTTGACGCCGGCTTCCGGTACGCGAGCGTGTCGAACTCCGACAACCTGGGCGCGGCCCCGGACGCGGAGATCGCGGCCTGGTTCGCCGCGTCGGGCGCGCCGTACGCGGCCGAGATGTGCCTCAAGACGCCCGCCGACGTCAAGGGCGGCCAGCTGGTGGTGCGCACGGCCGACGGACGCATCATCCAGCGTGAGACGGCGCAGACCCACCCGGACGACATGGACGTCTCGCTCGACCCGGAGCGGCACCGCTACTTCCACACGAACAACCTGTGGTTCGACCTGGAGGCCCTGGCCGCCGAGCTGGAGCGCACCGGCGGTGTCCTGGAGCTGCCCCTGATCCGCAACGTCAAGACGGTCGACCCGACGGACTCCTCCTCGCCCGAGGTGGTGCAGATCGAGTCGGCGATGGGTGCGGCCGTGGCGGTGTTCGAGGGCGCGACGGCCATCGAGGTGGGCCGCGAGCGGTTCCTGCCGGTCAAGACGACGAACGACCTGCTCCTGCTGCGCTCCGACGTCTACGAGCTCACCGACCAGTACCACGTCGTGGCGCAGGTCCCCGCGCCGCTGGTGCGGCTGTCGAAGACGTACAAGACGATCGGCGCGTTCGACGAGCGCTTCCCGGCCGGCCCGCCGTCGCTGCGCGGTGCCACGGGCCTGACGGTCGACGGCGACTGGACGTTCGGCGCGGACGTCGTCGCCGAGAGCGACGCGGCACTGGGCGCACCCGACGGGGGAGCGGGCACCGTGCCGGACGGTGCGAGGGTCACCGCGTCCGGGATCGCCTGA
- a CDS encoding L-threonylcarbamoyladenylate synthase produces MARVVDIHPIDPQPRAVHQVVDALRDGALIAYPTDSGYALGCQVGQHDGTERIRQIRRLDARHHFTLVCSSFAQLGQLVRLDNAEFRAIKAATPGPYTFVLPATAEVPRRLAHPKKKTVGVRIPDSRVVRALLDELGEPLLSSTLILPDHDEPMTQGWEVADALDHVVDVVVESGDVVAAPTTVVDFSAGYPEVVRVGAGDPSPFE; encoded by the coding sequence ATGGCACGCGTCGTCGACATCCACCCGATCGACCCCCAGCCCCGGGCCGTGCACCAGGTCGTGGACGCCCTGCGCGACGGGGCGCTCATCGCCTACCCGACGGACTCCGGGTACGCCCTGGGCTGCCAGGTCGGCCAGCACGACGGCACCGAACGGATCCGCCAGATCCGGCGCCTGGACGCGCGGCACCACTTCACGCTCGTCTGCTCGAGCTTCGCGCAGCTCGGCCAGCTCGTGCGGCTCGACAACGCCGAGTTCCGCGCGATCAAGGCCGCGACGCCGGGCCCCTACACGTTCGTCCTGCCGGCGACCGCGGAGGTGCCGCGCCGGCTCGCGCACCCGAAGAAGAAGACGGTGGGCGTGCGGATCCCCGACTCGCGCGTGGTGCGCGCCCTGCTGGACGAGCTCGGCGAGCCGCTGCTGTCCTCGACGCTCATCCTGCCCGACCACGACGAGCCGATGACGCAGGGCTGGGAGGTCGCCGACGCCCTCGACCACGTGGTCGACGTCGTCGTCGAGTCCGGGGACGTGGTCGCCGCGCCGACGACGGTGGTGGACTTCTCCGCGGGCTACCCCGAGGTGGTGCGCGTCGGCGCGGGGGACCCGTCGCCGTTCGAGTGA
- a CDS encoding ABC transporter ATP-binding protein encodes MTPTPDPDGPAVARPSAAPAGSELSTLASLRRLLPFVRPALPRLIGGLVAALGASLAALAIPRVLQALVEGPLAAGVATGDRGALVWPTLAVLGLGLAEAGLVLLRRNLVMYPGTRVEAELRIALFRHLQELPAAFHDRWPGGQLLSRSMGDLGLLRRWLVFGLLQLVVSTITIVVGVGFLLSTAGWLGLVYLAGAVPVTVIAFWFSRRYRVIARLSQDQSGDLATTVEESVHGIRVLKAFGRHREALDSFTDQAEELRRTELRKASNQATVTTSLQLVPEATLAVCLVLGVWLTASGEITVGALAAFFLTAAVINGPVVDLGQTLSMTLNARSAVDRYFQVLDTPNPLADPPHPARLDDVRGDVALRDVTFAHEDGPPVLRHLDLDLPAGTSTALVGLTGSGKSTLAMLVPRIHDVTGGAVLLDGVDVRTLRRQDVRRAVAVAFEDPTLFSATVRENVLLGADPDLPDDARDRLLRESLDIAQAHFVRDLPDGVDTRIGEEGHSLSGGQRQRLALARAIAARPRVLVLDDPLSALDVATEEAVTQRLRRVLADTTSLVIAHRPSTVALADRVAVLADGRVTAVGTHRELLATDAHYRHVIASLEDDWARREDTEEVRP; translated from the coding sequence ATGACCCCCACCCCGGACCCGGACGGTCCTGCCGTCGCCCGCCCCTCCGCCGCCCCCGCCGGCTCCGAGCTCAGCACCCTCGCCTCGCTCCGCCGCCTGCTGCCGTTCGTCCGCCCCGCGCTCCCGCGGCTGATCGGCGGCCTGGTGGCCGCCCTCGGCGCCAGCCTCGCGGCGCTCGCCATCCCGCGCGTCCTCCAGGCGCTCGTCGAGGGCCCCCTCGCCGCCGGTGTCGCGACCGGCGACCGTGGCGCGCTCGTGTGGCCCACCCTCGCCGTCCTCGGCCTGGGGCTCGCCGAGGCGGGCCTGGTGCTCCTGCGCCGCAACCTCGTGATGTATCCCGGCACCCGGGTCGAGGCCGAGCTGCGGATCGCCCTGTTCCGCCACCTGCAGGAGCTTCCCGCGGCGTTCCACGACCGCTGGCCCGGCGGGCAGCTCCTCAGCCGTTCCATGGGCGACCTCGGCCTGCTGCGCCGGTGGCTCGTGTTCGGGCTCCTCCAGCTCGTCGTGTCCACCATCACCATCGTCGTCGGCGTCGGCTTCCTGCTGAGCACCGCCGGCTGGCTCGGCCTGGTCTACCTGGCGGGCGCCGTCCCCGTCACGGTCATCGCGTTCTGGTTCTCCCGCCGCTACCGCGTCATCGCGCGGCTGTCGCAGGACCAGTCCGGGGACCTCGCCACCACCGTCGAGGAGTCCGTCCACGGCATCCGCGTGCTCAAGGCGTTCGGCCGCCACCGCGAGGCCCTGGACTCGTTCACCGACCAGGCCGAGGAGCTGCGCCGCACCGAGCTGCGCAAGGCGTCCAACCAGGCGACGGTGACGACCTCGCTCCAGCTCGTCCCCGAGGCGACGCTCGCCGTGTGCCTCGTGCTTGGCGTGTGGCTCACCGCGTCCGGCGAGATCACCGTCGGCGCGCTGGCGGCGTTCTTCCTCACGGCCGCCGTCATCAACGGTCCCGTGGTCGACCTCGGCCAGACCCTGTCGATGACCCTCAACGCCCGCTCCGCCGTCGACCGGTACTTCCAGGTGCTCGACACCCCCAACCCACTGGCCGACCCCCCGCACCCCGCCCGCCTCGACGACGTCCGCGGCGACGTCGCGCTGCGCGACGTCACGTTCGCCCACGAGGACGGACCGCCCGTCCTGCGACACCTCGACCTGGACCTGCCCGCCGGCACCAGCACGGCCCTGGTGGGCCTCACCGGGTCCGGCAAGTCCACCCTGGCGATGCTCGTGCCGCGGATCCACGACGTCACCGGGGGCGCCGTCCTGCTCGACGGCGTCGACGTGCGTACCCTGCGCCGCCAGGACGTCCGCCGGGCCGTGGCGGTCGCCTTCGAGGACCCGACGCTGTTCTCCGCGACGGTGCGCGAGAACGTCCTGCTCGGCGCGGACCCCGACCTGCCCGACGACGCCCGCGACCGTCTTCTGCGCGAGTCGCTCGACATCGCGCAGGCCCACTTCGTGCGCGACCTGCCCGACGGCGTCGACACCCGCATCGGGGAGGAGGGGCACTCCCTGTCCGGCGGGCAGCGTCAGCGGCTCGCCCTGGCCCGCGCCATCGCGGCCCGGCCCCGCGTCCTCGTCCTCGACGACCCGCTGTCCGCCCTCGACGTCGCCACGGAGGAGGCGGTCACCCAGCGCCTGCGCCGCGTCCTGGCCGACACCACCAGCCTCGTCATCGCCCACCGGCCCTCCACCGTCGCGCTGGCGGACCGGGTCGCCGTGCTCGCCGACGGCCGCGTCACCGCCGTCGGCACCCACCGCGAGCTGCTGGCCACCGACGCCCACTACCGCCACGTCATCGCCTCGCTCGAGGACGACTGGGCCCGCCGCGAGGACACCGAGGAGGTCCGCCCGTGA
- a CDS encoding ABC transporter ATP-binding protein translates to MTAPADHRPDADRPAARRRATTAAADDATTLDADTSRAVRTRSLGLLGELLRPRWRPLAWAGLLVVVSTAGQVAGPLLVQAAIDTAVPALVADDALPLVAVGGAYLLAAALGGVCAGAYVRAASRVAQSVLLELRRRVFRHTQRLSLEFHESYTSGRVISRQTSDLEALRELFDGGLTGVVSSLMLMVFTGAALFWVDWRSGLVLLCALLPAWVLTRWFQRRSQLYYREQRTASARLIVKFVETMTGMRAVQAFRREPASEAEYAHLGEEYRDANLRIFGVNGRYQPGLVLIGNVTVAVALALGGWRVVEGTLDVGALVAVLLYVKRFFQPIQQLGMFYNALQSAVAALEKVSGLLAEEPTVAEPRHPVPLPAARGDVHLHDVTFRYGEGPVVLPDLDLHLPAGQTVALLGTTGAGKSTVAKLVTRFYDPSQGAVTLDGVDLRDLSTTDLRRAVVMVTQEAYLFSGSVRENIALGRPDATDAEVEAAARAVGVHDFVTSLPDGYATDVNKRGGRVSAGQRQLISFARAFLADPAVLVLDEATSSLDVPGERLVQEGLRTLLADRTALVIAHRLSTVEIADRVLVMEHGRVVEDGAPAELAAAGGRYAALHAAWRDSIA, encoded by the coding sequence GTGACCGCACCCGCCGACCACCGCCCCGACGCCGACCGCCCCGCGGCCCGCCGCCGCGCCACCACCGCCGCCGCGGACGACGCCACCACCCTCGACGCCGACACCTCGCGCGCGGTCCGCACCCGCTCGCTCGGCCTGCTCGGCGAGCTGCTCCGCCCCCGGTGGCGACCGCTCGCCTGGGCCGGGCTCCTCGTCGTGGTCAGCACAGCGGGCCAGGTCGCCGGCCCGCTGCTCGTCCAGGCCGCGATCGACACCGCCGTGCCCGCCCTCGTCGCCGACGACGCGCTGCCGCTGGTGGCGGTGGGCGGCGCCTACCTGCTGGCGGCCGCGCTGGGCGGCGTGTGCGCCGGCGCCTACGTGCGCGCCGCCTCCCGCGTCGCGCAGAGCGTCCTGCTGGAGCTGCGTCGCCGCGTGTTCCGCCACACGCAGCGGCTGTCCCTGGAGTTCCACGAGTCGTACACCTCGGGGCGCGTCATCTCCCGCCAGACCTCCGACCTGGAGGCGCTGCGCGAGCTCTTCGACGGCGGGCTCACCGGTGTCGTGTCCTCGCTCATGCTCATGGTCTTCACCGGTGCCGCGCTGTTCTGGGTGGACTGGCGCTCGGGCCTCGTGCTGCTGTGCGCCCTGCTGCCCGCGTGGGTGCTCACCCGCTGGTTCCAGCGGCGCTCGCAGCTGTACTACCGCGAGCAGCGCACCGCGTCCGCGCGCCTCATCGTGAAGTTCGTCGAGACGATGACGGGGATGCGCGCGGTGCAGGCGTTCCGTCGCGAGCCGGCGTCCGAGGCCGAGTACGCGCACCTCGGCGAGGAGTACCGGGACGCGAACCTGCGGATCTTCGGCGTCAACGGCCGCTACCAGCCCGGGCTGGTGCTCATCGGCAACGTCACCGTGGCGGTCGCGCTCGCGCTCGGCGGCTGGCGTGTCGTGGAGGGCACCCTGGACGTCGGCGCGCTGGTCGCGGTGCTGCTCTACGTCAAGCGGTTCTTCCAGCCCATCCAGCAGCTCGGCATGTTCTACAACGCCCTGCAGTCCGCCGTGGCCGCGCTGGAGAAGGTGTCGGGCCTGCTCGCCGAGGAGCCCACCGTCGCCGAGCCCCGCCACCCCGTGCCCCTGCCCGCGGCCCGCGGCGACGTCCACCTGCACGACGTGACGTTCCGGTACGGGGAGGGCCCGGTCGTGCTGCCGGACCTCGACCTGCACCTGCCCGCCGGGCAGACCGTCGCGCTGCTCGGCACCACCGGGGCGGGCAAGTCCACCGTGGCCAAGCTGGTCACCCGGTTCTACGACCCGTCGCAGGGCGCGGTGACGCTCGACGGCGTCGACCTGCGCGACCTGTCCACCACCGACCTGCGGCGCGCCGTGGTCATGGTGACCCAGGAGGCGTACCTGTTCAGCGGGTCGGTGCGGGAGAACATCGCGCTGGGCCGCCCCGACGCGACCGACGCCGAGGTCGAGGCCGCCGCCCGCGCGGTAGGGGTGCACGACTTCGTGACGTCGCTGCCCGACGGGTACGCCACCGACGTCAACAAGCGCGGCGGGCGGGTGTCGGCGGGGCAGCGCCAGCTCATCAGCTTCGCCCGTGCGTTCCTCGCCGACCCCGCCGTGCTGGTGCTCGACGAGGCGACGAGCTCGCTGGACGTGCCGGGGGAGCGGCTGGTGCAGGAGGGCCTGCGCACGCTGCTCGCGGACCGGACGGCGCTCGTCATCGCGCACCGCCTGTCCACGGTGGAGATCGCCGACCGGGTGCTCGTCATGGAGCACGGCCGGGTCGTCGAGGACGGTGCACCGGCCGAGCTGGCGGCCGCGGGTGGTCGCTACGCCGCGCTGCACGCGGCGTGGCGGGACTCGATCGCCTGA
- a CDS encoding GNAT family N-acetyltransferase, producing MTAMTDLEIRPYRPGDRAAVAEVCVRTAAGGGDARGLYSDDSLMPDVYALPYVDHSPDLAFVVVEPGAAADDDPLRVDDGRMLGYIIAVADTAGFADWWETSWSPLFRERHPQARPSSGPTPGYSEAALVRDGTDPGRMVRGLRGGELETHPAHLHIDLVPDAQGRGLGRRLMDTLLGALAEQGVPGVHLGYDPKNVAARAFYDRLGFSELPSHRAEAPLLGLATR from the coding sequence ATGACCGCCATGACCGACCTGGAGATCCGTCCGTACCGTCCCGGCGACCGCGCGGCGGTGGCCGAGGTGTGCGTCCGCACCGCTGCCGGCGGCGGCGACGCGCGCGGCCTGTACTCGGACGACAGCCTCATGCCCGACGTGTACGCCCTGCCCTACGTGGACCACTCGCCCGACCTCGCTTTCGTCGTGGTCGAGCCCGGCGCCGCCGCGGACGACGACCCGCTGCGCGTCGACGACGGCCGGATGCTCGGCTACATCATCGCGGTGGCGGACACGGCCGGCTTCGCCGACTGGTGGGAGACGTCCTGGTCGCCGCTGTTCCGCGAGCGGCACCCGCAGGCGCGTCCGTCGTCGGGGCCGACGCCCGGGTACAGCGAGGCTGCGCTCGTGCGCGACGGCACCGACCCCGGCCGGATGGTCCGCGGCCTGCGCGGCGGCGAGCTCGAGACCCACCCGGCGCACCTGCACATCGACCTGGTGCCCGACGCGCAGGGTCGCGGCCTCGGCCGACGCCTCATGGACACGCTGCTCGGCGCGCTCGCCGAGCAGGGCGTGCCGGGCGTGCACCTCGGCTACGACCCGAAGAATGTCGCGGCCCGCGCGTTCTACGACCGGCTGGGGTTCTCCGAGCTGCCGTCGCACCGGGCCGAGGCTCCCCTGCTCGGCCTGGCGACCCGGTAG
- a CDS encoding tyrosine-type recombinase/integrase: MTSDDALPEAPTSAPARYPRPTVGLDEAEWVWRHLGVEALRPDGKPETVRLAVIAGLTRATGARYGDLLRVRVEDLDLGPAGAAGRGRVAGERASVEGRVLVRHGKHRTLRRHRLPSDVLVVLRHWMTVREELAAELEGSVPRALLLTVHHTHDNGTTVASGLPITRQGLVLSWRRFVLRTNARFGAARPPLPTRFEQVRRAWCDAGVPDLGTEVAEVLPASSDAQE; encoded by the coding sequence ATGACCAGCGACGACGCCCTTCCCGAAGCACCGACGAGCGCTCCGGCCCGGTACCCGCGTCCCACCGTCGGGCTCGACGAGGCCGAGTGGGTGTGGCGGCACCTGGGCGTCGAGGCGCTGCGACCCGACGGCAAGCCGGAGACGGTGCGGCTCGCGGTGATCGCGGGCCTGACCCGGGCGACGGGGGCCCGCTACGGGGACCTACTGCGGGTGCGGGTGGAGGACCTCGACCTCGGCCCGGCGGGCGCCGCCGGCCGGGGCCGGGTGGCGGGGGAGCGGGCTTCGGTCGAGGGCAGGGTGCTCGTGCGGCACGGGAAGCACCGCACGCTGCGTCGGCACCGGCTGCCGTCCGACGTCCTGGTGGTGCTGCGGCACTGGATGACGGTGCGGGAGGAGCTCGCGGCCGAGCTGGAGGGTTCGGTGCCGCGCGCGCTGCTGCTCACGGTCCACCACACGCACGACAACGGGACCACGGTGGCCTCGGGCCTGCCGATCACCCGACAGGGGCTGGTGCTGTCGTGGCGACGCTTCGTGCTGCGCACGAACGCCCGGTTCGGGGCGGCCAGGCCGCCGCTGCCCACCCGGTTCGAGCAGGTGCGGCGGGCCTGGTGCGACGCGGGCGTGCCCGACCTGGGCACGGAGGTGGCCGAGGTGCTGCCGGCGTCATCCGATGCTCAAGAATAA
- the thiD gene encoding bifunctional hydroxymethylpyrimidine kinase/phosphomethylpyrimidine kinase: MTHLPLPAPPVPRVLAVAGSDPSGGAGIQADLKSIAAAGGYGMAAVTALTAQSTRGVTGVHVPPPDFLALQLSTLTADVTLDAVKIGMLATADVAGVVATWLADQHGARPPVVLDPVMVATSGDRLLDDAAEGAVRDLLRHADVVTPNLPELAALLDEPVAGDWDAALDQAATLAARHDVLVVAKGGHLGGPHAPDALVDADGPRTELVAPRVRTRAGHGTGCSLSSGLVTRYVSTGDWGAALAATKEWLTLALRHGADLQVGTGRGPVDHFAHLRGVAVPAG; this comes from the coding sequence ATGACCCACCTGCCCCTGCCCGCCCCGCCCGTGCCGCGCGTCCTGGCGGTGGCCGGGTCCGACCCGTCCGGCGGCGCCGGGATCCAGGCCGACCTGAAGTCGATCGCCGCCGCCGGCGGGTACGGCATGGCCGCGGTCACCGCGCTGACCGCGCAGAGCACCCGCGGGGTGACCGGCGTGCACGTGCCACCGCCCGACTTCCTCGCCCTGCAGCTGTCCACCCTGACGGCGGACGTGACGCTCGACGCCGTGAAGATCGGCATGCTGGCCACCGCGGACGTCGCCGGCGTGGTGGCGACGTGGCTGGCCGACCAGCACGGCGCCCGGCCGCCCGTGGTGCTCGACCCGGTCATGGTGGCGACGTCCGGGGACCGGCTCCTCGACGACGCGGCCGAGGGGGCCGTGCGGGACCTCCTGCGCCACGCCGACGTCGTCACGCCGAACCTTCCGGAGCTCGCGGCGCTGCTCGACGAGCCGGTCGCGGGGGACTGGGACGCCGCGCTCGACCAGGCGGCCACGCTCGCCGCCCGGCACGACGTCCTCGTGGTGGCCAAGGGCGGTCACCTGGGCGGCCCGCACGCGCCCGACGCGCTCGTGGACGCCGACGGCCCCCGGACGGAGCTCGTCGCGCCGCGTGTGCGCACGAGGGCCGGGCACGGTACGGGCTGCTCGCTGTCCAGCGGGCTGGTGACCCGGTACGTGTCGACGGGCGACTGGGGAGCGGCGCTCGCGGCCACGAAGGAGTGGCTGACGCTCGCGCTGCGGCACGGCGCGGACCTGCAGGTGGGGACGGGGCGCGGCCCGGTGGACCACTTCGCCCACCTGCGGGGCGTCGCGGTGCCGGCGGGCTGA